One Tamlana carrageenivorans genomic region harbors:
- a CDS encoding SDR family NAD(P)-dependent oxidoreductase, whose amino-acid sequence MSNSGNKVAVVTGATGGIGFEVAKRLGKDGYTVVLNGIEDEAGAKRIEELTALGIKAEYYGFDVTKDEEVTENITKIGEKYGRIDVLVNNAGGIGVRARFEEMTTEQYRFVMALNLDSVFFASRAAIPFLKKGENASIINYTSNAAWNGAGPGAGIYSVSKGGVQSITRALAKDLAEYGIRVNAVSPGTIDTPFHAQIKATKPEVFASWANSVLLGRLGQPEEVAGVVSFLASDDASFMTAETVQIGGGQALGI is encoded by the coding sequence ATGAGTAATTCAGGAAATAAAGTAGCGGTTGTAACCGGAGCCACAGGTGGTATAGGGTTTGAAGTTGCAAAGCGCTTAGGAAAAGACGGTTATACTGTTGTATTAAATGGTATTGAAGACGAAGCTGGAGCTAAAAGAATTGAAGAACTTACAGCTTTAGGTATTAAAGCTGAGTACTACGGTTTTGATGTAACTAAAGATGAAGAGGTTACTGAAAACATTACTAAAATTGGTGAAAAGTATGGTAGAATTGACGTTCTTGTAAACAATGCAGGTGGTATTGGTGTGAGAGCTAGATTTGAAGAAATGACAACGGAACAATACCGTTTTGTTATGGCTTTAAACCTTGATTCGGTATTTTTTGCTTCAAGAGCAGCGATTCCTTTCCTTAAAAAAGGTGAAAATGCATCTATTATTAACTATACATCAAATGCTGCATGGAATGGAGCAGGACCTGGTGCTGGAATCTATTCTGTATCAAAAGGTGGTGTACAATCTATAACAAGAGCATTAGCTAAAGATTTAGCGGAATATGGAATTAGAGTAAACGCAGTATCTCCAGGTACAATTGATACGCCTTTCCATGCGCAAATTAAAGCTACTAAGCCAGAAGTTTTCGCTTCTTGGGCAAATAGTGTTTTACTAGGAAGATTAGGACAACCAGAAGAAGTTGCTGGTGTTGTTTCTTTCTTAGCGAGTGATGATGCATCTTTCATGACTGCTGAAACTGTCCAAATTGGTGGTGGTCAAGCTTTAGGTATCTAA
- a CDS encoding FadR/GntR family transcriptional regulator → MKLDVFTVSDNNNKAQKVIISQIKELINYKNLEPGDKLPSERMLSEKFGVTRGLIRDTIQKLEFYGLLKSIPQSGTFVANIGVVAMNGMIDDILRLESPDFKSLVETRILLELKTVSLAALRRTDEDLKNIEEALVAYEVKALAGEDAVQEDLLFHLSIAKASGNATMNMFMLTIIPQIIMDFEKYHVCDKDKSVLGIQEHRCIYEAIKTQNSAQARDKMKEHFSFLYQYCYSTQ, encoded by the coding sequence ATGAAATTAGACGTATTTACAGTAAGTGACAACAACAATAAAGCGCAAAAGGTTATTATAAGTCAGATTAAGGAATTAATTAATTATAAAAATTTAGAACCTGGCGATAAATTACCTTCTGAAAGAATGCTTTCAGAAAAGTTTGGAGTTACTCGTGGATTAATACGTGATACCATTCAAAAATTGGAATTTTACGGTTTGTTAAAGTCCATACCACAAAGTGGAACTTTTGTTGCCAATATTGGTGTTGTAGCAATGAATGGGATGATAGACGATATATTAAGGTTAGAATCACCAGATTTTAAATCTCTAGTCGAAACAAGGATTTTGCTAGAGTTAAAAACAGTGAGCTTAGCAGCACTGAGACGTACAGATGAGGATCTTAAAAATATTGAAGAGGCTTTAGTGGCTTATGAAGTTAAAGCCCTTGCTGGTGAAGATGCCGTTCAAGAAGATTTACTTTTTCACTTGTCCATTGCAAAAGCCAGTGGTAATGCAACCATGAACATGTTCATGTTAACCATAATCCCACAAATTATTATGGATTTTGAAAAGTACCATGTTTGCGATAAAGATAAATCAGTGTTAGGTATTCAAGAGCATCGTTGTATTTATGAGGCTATTAAAACTCAAAATTCAGCGCAAGCAAGAGATAAAATGAAAGAGCATTTTAGTTTCTTATATCAGTACTGTTACAGTACGCAATAA
- a CDS encoding polysaccharide lyase family 7 protein, translated as MRLPDIDLSHWKVTLPVLNEKGKPYEIDPPEILDFSSNEVAKPYMYIDSTDGSIVFHAMPTKSTTKNTKYTRSELREQMVPGENNVNWTFKDGGYMKGTIAMDAVSKDSNGKYHKVIIMQIHGRLSNEQRDLIGEDDNNAPPILKIYWQNGKVRVKTKELKNISASNEEILHEDAWVDDEGFNFEDQVDFRKFTLEVKISEGKMVIVLNGNEYKVYENIHMQRWGVFENYFKAGNYFQSRDDGAFAKVKFYDLEVSH; from the coding sequence GTGAGACTTCCAGATATAGACTTAAGTCATTGGAAGGTTACCTTACCGGTTCTTAATGAAAAGGGTAAACCTTACGAAATTGACCCACCAGAAATTTTAGATTTTTCATCTAACGAGGTTGCAAAACCTTATATGTATATTGATTCTACCGATGGATCTATCGTTTTTCACGCTATGCCAACGAAATCAACTACAAAGAACACCAAATACACAAGGTCGGAACTTAGAGAACAAATGGTTCCTGGTGAAAACAATGTGAATTGGACCTTTAAAGATGGTGGTTATATGAAGGGTACCATAGCCATGGATGCGGTTTCTAAAGATTCAAATGGGAAGTATCATAAAGTTATCATTATGCAAATTCACGGGCGTTTATCTAATGAGCAACGTGATTTAATAGGTGAAGATGACAATAATGCACCTCCAATTTTAAAAATTTATTGGCAAAATGGTAAAGTGCGTGTTAAAACTAAAGAGTTGAAAAATATCTCGGCTTCGAATGAAGAGATTTTACATGAAGACGCTTGGGTTGATGATGAAGGGTTTAATTTTGAAGACCAAGTTGATTTTAGGAAGTTCACTTTAGAAGTGAAAATATCGGAAGGAAAGATGGTAATTGTTCTCAATGGTAACGAGTATAAAGTATATGAAAATATACACATGCAACGTTGGGGTGTGTTTGAAAATTATTTTAAAGCAGGTAATTATTTTCAATCTAGAGATGATGGTGCATTTGCCAAGGTTAAGTTTTACGATTTAGAGGTAAGTCATTAA
- a CDS encoding hybrid sensor histidine kinase/response regulator transcription factor, whose protein sequence is MGNGLSSNRVSSIIKEKDGFVWVGSDDGLNRYDGNQLKVYSKKNSGISSNNITDVLLDKQGQIWIATLGGGLNVYDQRLDEFTVYKHDEDRLNSIGSNHLRTLFQDSKGQLWIGTENGVSVFNPNSLSFTNYTYNPNDNHSISHNSVTSIFEDENHTIWIGTFGGGLNKFNPESSNFQRISSNNTNATRLIHTVSDLDDHTLLVGTSGGGLLKFDIASLQYRPFFNENLKVKEPPEIVRSLLKDSNHDIWVGTDGNGVIKVEFSANKTKPNIVNYSYNTQFESSLSGNAIYEIIEDDASNIWIGTAWNGINILNPNNNFEFLFSDMEGQNLAPVLSVFKTDKQLFLGLDGDGLTVYNQQTGQVEQYTDRLNTAIGGDYIQNIYQSSEGMIWMGTFANGLIKYDAKTHKFKQYKHDPARSHSISFNDVRSIVEDEKSNLWIASWGGGLNYFNPKTEVFQSFRENKSEANAISSDNIVSVVKQGNQLWLGTFGGGLSLFDIKSKTTTAFRFSDADSKSISSDNIFSLLLDSKNRLWIGTAGGGVNLFDTENHTVNRFEDDEEMRYQTITGIVEDDHGAIWLSTKLGVYKYDDTTKHFSNYPNLAGEYNINAVFKDDMGLIYFGTKNGVVRFNPNMLLHQNTTPNVKIINFKLFNKELLIGENEIISQNISFAQNITLKHNLNVITFDFAAIKLPFSTKCEYAIQMENFDKNWRYIGKDRTVTYTNLAPGKYTFKVKSKTIGSDWGNTYSSLNIKVLKPFWLQWWAFAIYFALVVLIFYLFRKYIIAWEQMKTTLELERVTHEKDIELYNLKHQFFTNISHEIRTPVTLIIGAVNKLLKSNTHDGEVDFNSVKTVKKNGNLLLNLVNELLDYRKLEQNEIKLNVTKQNIVSFCEEIYLSFKELAHQKGVQVGFHATSDAIDLWFDKNQMDKVLYNLLSNAIKFTEENGLVELSILEREEQVVIEIRDEGIGIPSGQLSKIFNRFYQTKDSESLAKPGFGLGLTIAKEIVKIHKGDIYALSQKGEGSVFKIELLKGNNHFTKAEIGRHEDVSERIENYVEKSPTEVSTIKLFDQDTQNKEGIQTLLVVEDNKDIRQYIVELLQNEFNIMEASEGEEALRKVNSTPPDLIISDVMMPVMDGVSLTRKLKTNARTSHIPILLLTARASLAHQIEGFHIGADDYITKPFNEEILRSRIKNVLANRKLLHEKFWKKDLVPISEMELNHSDEKFMSKLINIIEKHISSPDLSAQFVSQELGMSHSVVYKKIKGLTNMTYVEFVRDFKLKTAKKLISEQHFSVLDASIHVGYADRKYFSKLFKQHFGHAPSYYIKKD, encoded by the coding sequence ATGGGAAACGGCCTTTCAAGCAACCGTGTTTCTAGTATCATTAAAGAGAAGGACGGCTTCGTTTGGGTGGGGTCCGACGATGGTTTGAACCGTTACGATGGCAATCAATTAAAAGTATATAGTAAAAAAAATAGCGGTATCAGTTCCAATAATATTACCGATGTGTTGTTGGACAAACAGGGGCAAATTTGGATTGCAACGCTTGGCGGCGGGTTAAACGTTTACGACCAAAGGTTAGATGAATTTACCGTGTACAAGCATGACGAGGATCGCTTAAATTCCATTGGATCCAATCACCTTAGAACCCTATTTCAAGATTCTAAAGGTCAATTGTGGATAGGGACCGAAAACGGCGTGAGTGTTTTTAATCCGAATTCGCTAAGCTTCACGAATTACACCTATAACCCCAACGATAATCACAGCATTAGCCACAATAGTGTTACCAGTATTTTTGAAGATGAAAACCATACCATTTGGATAGGGACTTTTGGAGGCGGATTAAATAAGTTTAATCCCGAAAGCAGTAATTTTCAAAGGATAAGCTCCAATAATACAAATGCCACGCGTTTAATTCATACGGTTTCAGACCTAGACGACCATACGTTGTTGGTAGGAACTAGTGGTGGCGGACTCCTAAAATTCGATATAGCAAGTTTACAATACCGTCCTTTCTTCAATGAAAATTTAAAGGTTAAGGAACCGCCAGAAATTGTGCGTTCGCTTCTTAAAGATAGCAATCATGATATTTGGGTGGGCACTGATGGAAACGGTGTCATTAAAGTCGAGTTCTCAGCAAATAAAACCAAACCTAATATTGTTAACTACAGTTATAATACGCAATTTGAATCTTCCTTATCTGGAAATGCCATTTATGAAATTATTGAAGATGATGCGTCCAATATCTGGATTGGAACGGCTTGGAATGGGATTAATATTTTAAATCCGAATAACAATTTCGAATTTCTATTTAGTGATATGGAAGGTCAAAATTTAGCCCCTGTGTTATCGGTTTTTAAAACCGACAAGCAGCTTTTTCTTGGTCTTGATGGCGATGGATTAACGGTGTACAACCAACAAACAGGGCAGGTAGAGCAATATACCGATAGGCTTAATACCGCTATTGGAGGCGATTATATTCAAAATATTTACCAAAGTAGCGAAGGTATGATTTGGATGGGAACTTTTGCCAATGGCCTCATAAAATACGATGCTAAAACCCATAAGTTTAAACAATACAAGCACGACCCAGCGCGCAGCCATTCCATTAGTTTTAATGATGTACGAAGTATTGTAGAAGATGAAAAGTCAAATCTGTGGATTGCTTCTTGGGGAGGGGGACTCAATTATTTTAATCCGAAAACCGAAGTGTTTCAGAGTTTTAGAGAAAACAAATCGGAAGCAAACGCCATCAGCAGCGATAATATCGTGTCTGTTGTCAAGCAAGGAAATCAGCTTTGGTTAGGGACTTTTGGAGGGGGCTTAAGCCTGTTCGATATCAAAAGTAAAACCACAACAGCTTTTAGGTTTTCCGATGCCGATTCTAAGTCCATAAGTAGTGATAATATTTTCAGCTTACTTTTAGATAGCAAAAATCGACTTTGGATTGGCACCGCTGGTGGTGGCGTCAATCTTTTTGACACAGAAAATCATACGGTCAACAGGTTTGAAGATGATGAAGAAATGCGCTACCAAACCATTACAGGTATTGTTGAAGATGATCATGGTGCCATTTGGTTAAGCACCAAATTAGGGGTTTATAAATATGATGATACGACTAAACATTTTTCCAATTACCCCAATTTAGCTGGGGAGTATAATATTAATGCTGTTTTTAAGGATGATATGGGCCTGATTTATTTCGGGACTAAAAATGGAGTTGTTCGATTTAACCCGAACATGCTATTGCACCAAAATACCACTCCAAATGTGAAAATTATCAACTTTAAGTTGTTTAATAAGGAGCTTCTTATTGGTGAAAATGAGATTATTTCCCAAAACATATCATTTGCTCAAAACATTACCTTAAAACATAATTTGAATGTTATTACCTTCGATTTTGCAGCTATTAAATTGCCGTTTTCTACAAAGTGCGAATACGCGATTCAAATGGAAAATTTCGACAAAAATTGGCGTTACATTGGCAAAGATAGAACCGTAACTTATACCAACTTAGCTCCAGGTAAGTATACCTTTAAGGTAAAAAGTAAAACAATAGGTAGCGATTGGGGCAATACTTATTCTTCTTTAAATATTAAAGTTTTAAAGCCATTTTGGCTGCAATGGTGGGCTTTTGCTATTTATTTTGCCTTGGTTGTTTTAATTTTTTACCTGTTTAGAAAATACATTATTGCTTGGGAACAAATGAAAACTACTCTAGAATTGGAGCGGGTAACTCATGAAAAGGATATTGAACTTTATAATTTAAAACATCAATTTTTTACAAACATTTCACATGAAATTAGAACGCCAGTTACGCTTATCATTGGAGCGGTAAACAAACTTTTAAAATCCAATACCCACGATGGCGAAGTCGATTTTAATTCCGTGAAAACGGTAAAGAAAAACGGAAATCTATTACTCAATTTAGTTAACGAGCTTTTGGATTATAGAAAGCTGGAACAAAACGAAATAAAATTGAATGTCACCAAGCAAAACATCGTTAGTTTTTGTGAAGAAATTTATTTGTCGTTTAAGGAATTGGCCCATCAAAAAGGGGTGCAGGTGGGGTTTCATGCCACTTCGGATGCCATCGATTTATGGTTCGATAAAAACCAAATGGATAAAGTACTGTACAATTTATTGTCCAATGCCATTAAATTTACGGAAGAAAACGGATTGGTAGAATTGTCGATTCTAGAAAGGGAGGAGCAGGTGGTTATCGAAATTCGCGATGAAGGTATCGGGATTCCTAGCGGTCAATTGTCAAAAATATTCAATCGATTTTATCAAACTAAAGATTCAGAATCCTTGGCGAAACCTGGTTTCGGACTCGGTTTAACCATTGCCAAGGAGATTGTAAAAATCCATAAAGGTGATATTTATGCTTTAAGTCAGAAGGGAGAAGGTAGCGTTTTTAAGATTGAATTGTTAAAAGGCAACAACCATTTCACTAAGGCCGAAATTGGTCGGCATGAAGATGTGAGTGAAAGGATTGAAAATTATGTAGAAAAAAGTCCGACTGAAGTTTCAACCATAAAATTATTCGATCAAGACACCCAAAATAAAGAAGGCATTCAAACCCTGTTAGTGGTTGAAGATAATAAGGACATTCGCCAGTACATTGTTGAATTATTGCAAAATGAATTTAACATTATGGAAGCTTCCGAAGGCGAAGAGGCTTTAAGAAAAGTAAATAGCACACCACCAGACTTAATTATTAGCGATGTGATGATGCCGGTTATGGATGGGGTTTCGCTTACGCGGAAATTAAAAACCAATGCGAGAACCAGTCATATACCCATTCTTTTGCTAACCGCACGAGCGTCTTTAGCACATCAAATTGAAGGGTTTCATATTGGTGCCGATGATTATATAACCAAACCTTTTAATGAAGAGATACTACGAAGTAGAATTAAAAATGTTTTAGCTAATAGAAAATTATTACATGAAAAATTCTGGAAAAAGGACTTGGTACCCATTAGCGAAATGGAACTGAATCATAGCGATGAAAAATTTATGAGTAAGCTTATTAATATTATAGAAAAGCATATCAGTTCACCAGATTTAAGCGCACAATTTGTGAGTCAAGAATTAGGGATGAGCCACTCTGTGGTGTACAAAAAAATAAAAGGTCTTACCAATATGACCTATGTGGAGTTTGTTCGAGACTTCAAATTAAAAACGGCTAAAAAACTTATTTCAGAGCAGCATTTTTCGGTTTTAGATGCCAGTATTCATGTGGGATACGCCGATAGAAAGTACTTTAGCAAGCTTTTTAAACAGCATTTTGGTCATGCGCCTTCCTATTATATCAAAAAAGATTAA
- a CDS encoding MFS transporter, translating into MATVINYIDRSALAIMWGSSDQPDSISGSLGLTKSDYGLILNIFMVFYALGQLFSGKLFDKVGTRIGYVISIGVWGLSSFLHSTVRGLVGLTIFRSTLGISEAGNWPGGVKSNAEWFPIKERAFAQGLFNAGASIGSVIAPPFIATLFVAFGWRTTFMVIGSFGILWIIPWLIINKSGPKTHPWITEEEQKFIIEGQSKADQAATADTKGLSLGQILSHKESWAIVLGRFFLEPIWWLFVGWMPLYLADVYGFDVKEVGMFAWVPYVGAALGSIAGGYVSGQIISKTHSIDKGRKLTILIGGVIMFLGLIATIMFGDSPERFVAIVFFVLFGFQFAIGNVQTLPSDLFSGKSVGSLAGLAGMVGVFSVILMNFLVPIIQEKFSYTPIFVAIAIAVPLGLGSIYYFAREIKSVEE; encoded by the coding sequence GTGGCAACGGTTATCAATTATATTGATAGAAGTGCGCTGGCAATTATGTGGGGGAGTAGTGATCAGCCTGATTCTATCTCTGGATCATTAGGACTCACAAAAAGTGATTATGGTCTAATTCTAAATATTTTCATGGTGTTTTATGCACTAGGACAATTATTTTCAGGTAAATTATTTGATAAAGTAGGGACTAGAATTGGTTATGTAATTAGTATTGGTGTTTGGGGATTATCTTCATTCTTACACTCTACAGTTCGTGGTTTAGTTGGTCTTACTATTTTTAGAAGTACATTAGGTATATCTGAAGCTGGTAACTGGCCTGGAGGTGTTAAAAGTAACGCCGAGTGGTTCCCAATTAAAGAACGTGCATTTGCGCAAGGTTTATTTAACGCGGGAGCTTCTATTGGTTCGGTAATTGCACCACCTTTTATTGCTACTTTATTCGTTGCTTTCGGATGGAGAACAACATTTATGGTTATTGGTTCTTTTGGTATCCTTTGGATTATTCCATGGTTAATTATTAACAAATCAGGACCTAAAACTCACCCTTGGATTACAGAAGAAGAACAAAAATTTATTATTGAAGGTCAGAGTAAAGCAGATCAAGCAGCTACAGCAGATACTAAAGGTTTAAGCTTAGGACAAATTTTATCTCACAAAGAATCTTGGGCTATTGTATTAGGACGTTTCTTTTTAGAGCCTATCTGGTGGTTATTTGTAGGTTGGATGCCACTTTACTTGGCCGATGTTTACGGTTTTGATGTAAAAGAAGTTGGTATGTTTGCATGGGTGCCTTACGTTGGTGCTGCTCTTGGTAGTATCGCTGGGGGGTATGTTTCAGGACAAATTATCTCTAAAACACATTCTATAGATAAAGGTAGAAAATTAACCATTCTAATTGGTGGTGTTATCATGTTCTTAGGATTAATTGCTACTATTATGTTTGGAGATTCTCCAGAACGTTTTGTGGCTATCGTATTCTTTGTATTATTTGGTTTCCAATTTGCTATCGGAAATGTTCAAACATTACCAAGTGACTTATTTAGTGGTAAATCTGTTGGATCATTAGCAGGACTTGCTGGTATGGTTGGTGTATTCTCTGTAATCTTAATGAACTTCTTAGTTCCTATTATTCAAGAGAAATTTTCGTACACGCCAATTTTTGTAGCCATTGCTATTGCGGTTCCATTAGGATTAGGTTCCATTTACTATTTCGCAAGAGAAATTAAATCAGTAGAAGAATAA